In Streptomyces chartreusis, the following proteins share a genomic window:
- a CDS encoding glycoside hydrolase family 3 N-terminal domain-containing protein — MTTAPWRDPALSAAARVDDLLSRMTLQEKTAQLYGVWVGAATDGDGVAPHQHDMATDRTADEWDELITHGLGQLTRSFGTAPVDPALGAQALARAQRRIAGAGRFGIPAVAHEECLAGFTAWRATAYPVPLAWGATFDPPLVEEMARRIGRDLRSAGVHQGLAPVLDVVRDPRWGRVEETIGEDPYLTGTIGTAYVRGLESAGVIATLKHFAGYAASAGARNLAPVRAGVRELADVTLPPFEMALREGGARSVMAAYNETDGVPASADPGLLTELLRSEWGFTGTVVADYFGIGFLQTLHRVAGSPAQAAHAALAAGIDVELPTVKCYGTPLVEAVLAGEVPEELVDRAARRVLLQKCELGLLDEDWTPEPATSHIDLDSPGNRALARRVAEESVVLLDNPDGVLPLPPDARVAVVGPRAADALAMLGCYSFPSHVLTHHPEVPMGIEIPTLLEALRTELPDAKVTFAEGCGVTDPDTAGFEEAVARASEADVCLAVLGDRAGLFGRGTSGEGCDVTDLRLPGVQAELLDALVATGVPVVLVLLTGRPYALGRWAGRLGAVVQAFFPGEEGGPAVAGALSGRVNPSGRLPVSVPRDPGGQPWTYLQPPLGLAGEVSNLDPTPQYAFGHGRSYTTFTWDDFQGTASEIPTDGTYDLSLTVRNTGSRAGAEVIQLYLHDPVASVTRPDVRLIGYQRVNLEPGESRRVTFHFHPDLSSFTDRSGRRVVEPGELELRAGASSTDVRHVARIQLTGPVRELGMDRRLRCEAEVSA, encoded by the coding sequence ATGACCACCGCCCCCTGGCGCGACCCCGCCCTGTCCGCCGCCGCCCGCGTCGACGACCTCCTCTCCCGGATGACCCTTCAGGAGAAGACCGCCCAGCTCTACGGCGTCTGGGTGGGCGCCGCCACGGACGGCGACGGTGTCGCCCCGCACCAGCACGACATGGCCACCGACCGCACCGCCGACGAATGGGACGAGCTGATCACGCACGGCCTCGGCCAGCTCACCCGCTCCTTCGGCACAGCGCCCGTGGACCCCGCGCTCGGCGCGCAGGCACTGGCTCGCGCCCAGCGCCGTATCGCCGGGGCGGGCCGTTTCGGCATCCCCGCGGTGGCGCACGAGGAGTGCCTGGCCGGCTTCACGGCCTGGCGGGCCACGGCGTACCCGGTCCCGCTCGCCTGGGGAGCCACCTTCGACCCCCCGCTCGTCGAGGAGATGGCCCGGCGCATCGGCCGTGACCTGCGCTCCGCCGGCGTCCACCAGGGCCTCGCGCCGGTCCTGGACGTCGTACGCGATCCGCGCTGGGGCCGGGTCGAGGAGACCATCGGCGAGGACCCGTACCTGACCGGCACGATCGGCACGGCCTATGTCCGGGGTCTGGAGTCGGCCGGCGTCATCGCGACGCTCAAGCACTTCGCCGGGTACGCGGCGTCGGCGGGCGCACGCAATCTCGCGCCGGTGCGGGCGGGCGTGCGCGAACTCGCCGACGTCACCCTCCCTCCGTTCGAGATGGCGCTGCGCGAGGGCGGGGCGCGGTCGGTGATGGCGGCGTACAACGAGACGGACGGGGTGCCTGCGTCGGCGGACCCGGGGCTGCTGACCGAACTCCTGCGCTCGGAATGGGGCTTCACGGGCACGGTGGTCGCCGACTACTTCGGCATCGGCTTCCTGCAGACGCTGCACCGGGTGGCGGGCAGCCCGGCACAGGCGGCGCACGCGGCGCTGGCGGCGGGCATCGACGTGGAACTCCCGACGGTGAAGTGCTACGGAACGCCGCTCGTCGAAGCCGTCCTGGCGGGCGAGGTCCCGGAGGAACTCGTGGACAGGGCGGCACGGCGGGTGCTGCTCCAGAAGTGCGAGCTGGGACTGCTGGACGAGGACTGGACGCCGGAGCCGGCGACGTCGCACATCGACCTGGACTCCCCCGGGAACCGGGCGTTGGCCCGCCGGGTGGCCGAGGAGTCGGTGGTGCTCCTGGACAACCCGGACGGCGTGCTGCCGCTGCCGCCGGACGCCCGCGTGGCGGTGGTGGGCCCGCGCGCGGCGGACGCCCTGGCCATGCTCGGCTGCTACTCCTTCCCGTCCCACGTCCTCACGCACCACCCCGAGGTGCCGATGGGCATCGAGATCCCGACGCTCCTGGAGGCCCTGCGCACCGAACTCCCCGACGCCAAGGTGACGTTCGCGGAGGGCTGCGGGGTCACCGACCCCGACACGGCCGGTTTCGAGGAGGCGGTGGCACGGGCGTCGGAGGCGGACGTGTGCCTGGCGGTGCTGGGCGACCGGGCGGGCCTGTTCGGGCGCGGCACCTCGGGCGAGGGCTGCGACGTGACGGACCTGCGGCTGCCCGGCGTACAGGCCGAACTCCTGGACGCGCTGGTGGCGACGGGCGTCCCGGTGGTCCTGGTCCTGCTGACCGGCCGGCCCTACGCCCTGGGCCGCTGGGCGGGCCGCCTGGGAGCGGTCGTCCAGGCCTTCTTCCCGGGGGAGGAGGGCGGCCCGGCAGTGGCAGGAGCCCTGTCGGGCCGCGTGAACCCTTCGGGCCGACTGCCGGTGAGCGTGCCCCGGGACCCCGGGGGCCAGCCGTGGACATACCTCCAGCCACCACTGGGCCTGGCGGGAGAGGTCAGCAACCTGGACCCGACACCGCAGTACGCCTTCGGCCACGGCCGCTCGTACACGACGTTCACCTGGGACGACTTCCAGGGCACGGCCTCGGAGATCCCCACCGACGGCACGTACGACCTCTCACTCACGGTCCGCAACACGGGATCCCGAGCGGGCGCGGAGGTCATCCAGCTCTACCTGCACGACCCGGTGGCCTCGGTCACCCGCCCGGACGTCCGACTGATCGGATACCAACGAGTGAACCTGGAACCGGGCGAGTCCCGCCGAGTGACCTTCCACTTCCACCCCGACCTGTCCTCCTTCACCGACCGCTCAGGACGAAGGGTGGTCGAACCGGGGGAACTGGAGCTGCGGGCGGGGGCGTCGAGCACGGACGTACGGCATGTGGCACGGATCCAATTGACCGGCCCTGTGCGGGAGTTGGGGATGGACCGGCGGTTGCGGTGCGAGGCGGAGGTGTCGGCTTGA
- a CDS encoding LCP family protein, translated as MTGLGANGREADEDDGRDPGRRSTALKTVGLLLAGILTLGVAAAGWVYWHLNDNIKSVDIDSALGDNRPPRAMTTPAPSASESPLPTGSLNILVLGSDSRSGEENRELGGGSSTGARSDTAMVVHIDAGRTEATVVSIPRDTLVTRPSCPLPSGGSTEVSYNSMFNSAYSIGGPVCAVKTVESLTDIRMDHYIEIDFSGFAKLVDALGGVTVTTDEDIDDEDSHLTLEAGTHHLDGEQALALARTRHGIGDGSDLGRIGLQQTLVKALLDQMSATSLLTDPTRLYRVADAVTAGLTTDTGLDSLTELVSLGRSLSGLTSDAVRTVMMPVVPAPSDRNRVVAEEPEAGELWESLR; from the coding sequence ATGACGGGACTTGGCGCGAACGGACGGGAAGCGGACGAGGACGACGGCAGAGACCCGGGCCGGCGGTCGACAGCACTCAAGACCGTCGGCCTTCTCCTCGCCGGCATCCTGACCCTGGGCGTCGCCGCAGCGGGCTGGGTCTACTGGCACCTCAACGACAACATCAAGAGCGTCGACATCGACAGCGCGCTCGGCGACAACCGCCCGCCCAGGGCGATGACTACGCCGGCCCCCTCCGCCTCCGAGTCCCCGCTGCCCACGGGTTCCCTGAACATCCTGGTCCTCGGCTCGGACTCGCGCAGCGGCGAGGAGAACCGGGAACTCGGCGGCGGCAGCAGCACCGGCGCCCGCTCCGACACCGCGATGGTCGTGCACATCGACGCCGGCCGCACGGAGGCGACGGTCGTCTCCATCCCGCGCGACACCCTGGTCACCCGCCCGTCCTGCCCGCTGCCGTCGGGCGGGTCGACCGAGGTGTCGTACAACTCCATGTTCAACAGCGCGTATTCGATCGGCGGCCCCGTCTGCGCGGTCAAGACCGTCGAGTCGCTCACGGACATCCGCATGGACCACTACATCGAGATCGACTTCTCCGGCTTCGCGAAGCTGGTGGACGCGCTGGGCGGCGTCACCGTCACGACGGACGAGGACATCGACGACGAGGACAGTCATCTGACCCTGGAGGCGGGCACGCACCATCTGGACGGCGAGCAGGCGCTGGCCCTCGCCCGCACCCGGCACGGCATAGGCGACGGCAGCGACCTCGGCCGCATCGGCCTGCAGCAGACGCTGGTGAAGGCCCTCCTGGACCAGATGTCCGCCACGTCCCTGCTCACCGACCCCACCCGGCTCTACCGGGTCGCCGACGCGGTGACGGCCGGCCTGACCACCGACACCGGCCTGGACTCCCTGACCGAGCTGGTGAGCCTCGGCCGCAGCCTGAGCGGCCTGACGTCGGACGCGGTGCGGACGGTCATGATGCCGGTCGTACCGGCGCCGTCGGACCGCAACCGGGTGGTGGCCGAGGAGCCGGAGGCGGGCGAGCTGTGGGAGTCCCTGAGGTGA
- a CDS encoding LacI family DNA-binding transcriptional regulator, producing MTAREPAETRTTESESRSTTSETRTTTTTAPAAGRSAQTATLAEIAREAGVSAPTVSKVLNGRADVAPATRTRVEELLRAHGYRRRRAEASRSPLIDLVFHELESAWAMEVIRGVENVARDAGLSVVLSESAGRLTPGRTWADQVAARRPHGVILVLSGLDESQRALLTSRSIPFVVMDPAGDPGADVPSIGATNWQGGLAATRHLVDLGHRRIGAITGPSRMMCSRARLDGYRAALETAGLPVEQDLIRPGDFHHETGYRQGLELLRRPDRPTAVFAGNDLQALGLYEAARELGLRIPEDLSVVGFDDLPVARWVGPPLTTVRQPLTEMAEAAAKLVLDLAREEGAPATRVELATSLVVRSSTGEPPATQR from the coding sequence ATGACAGCCCGTGAGCCCGCTGAAACCCGGACGACAGAGTCGGAAAGCCGGTCGACAACGTCGGAAACCCGGACGACCACGACGACGGCACCTGCGGCCGGCCGGTCCGCGCAGACCGCCACGCTCGCCGAGATCGCGCGTGAGGCAGGCGTGTCCGCGCCGACTGTTTCGAAGGTCCTCAACGGACGCGCCGACGTCGCCCCGGCCACCCGCACCCGCGTCGAGGAGCTGCTGCGCGCCCACGGCTACCGGCGCCGGCGGGCCGAGGCCAGCCGCTCGCCGCTGATCGACCTGGTCTTCCACGAGCTGGAGAGCGCGTGGGCGATGGAGGTCATCCGGGGCGTGGAGAACGTCGCCCGCGACGCGGGCCTGAGCGTGGTGCTGAGCGAGAGCGCCGGGCGGCTGACCCCGGGCCGGACCTGGGCCGACCAGGTCGCCGCCCGCCGCCCGCACGGCGTGATCCTCGTGCTGTCCGGCCTCGACGAGTCCCAGCGCGCCCTGCTCACCAGCCGCTCGATCCCGTTCGTGGTGATGGACCCGGCGGGCGACCCCGGCGCCGACGTGCCGTCCATCGGCGCCACCAACTGGCAGGGCGGGCTCGCCGCCACCCGGCACCTCGTCGACCTCGGCCACCGCAGGATCGGCGCGATCACCGGGCCGTCCCGGATGATGTGCAGCCGCGCCCGCCTCGACGGCTATCGGGCCGCCCTGGAGACGGCCGGGCTGCCGGTCGAGCAGGACCTGATCCGGCCCGGCGACTTCCACCACGAGACCGGCTACCGGCAGGGCCTTGAGCTGCTGCGCCGCCCGGACCGGCCGACCGCCGTCTTCGCCGGCAACGACCTCCAGGCGCTCGGACTGTACGAGGCCGCGCGCGAGCTGGGGCTGCGCATCCCCGAGGACCTCAGCGTCGTCGGCTTCGACGACCTGCCGGTCGCCCGCTGGGTCGGGCCGCCGCTGACGACCGTACGGCAGCCGCTGACGGAGATGGCCGAGGCGGCGGCGAAGCTGGTGCTCGACCTCGCGCGCGAGGAAGGGGCGCCGGCGACACGGGTGGAGCTGGCGACCAGCCTGGTGGTGCGCAGCAGCACGGGGGAGCCGCCTGCGACGCAGCGGTAG